One stretch of Streptomyces peucetius DNA includes these proteins:
- a CDS encoding HpcH/HpaI aldolase/citrate lyase family protein — protein sequence MTTPVNRLRPRRSCLAVPGSNPRFLEKAQGLPADQVFLDLEDACAPLAKPDARHTIVKFLNEGDWTGKTRVVRVNDWTTHWTYRDVVTVVEGAGQNLDCIMLPKVQDAQQIVALDLLLTQIEKTMGFEVGKIGIEAQIENAQGLNNVNEIAQASPRVETIIFGPADFMASINMKSLVVGEQPPGYPADAYHYILMKILMAARANNLQAIDGPYLQIRNIDGYRAVAQRAAALGFDGKWVLHPGQVEASNEIFSPSQEDYDHAELILDAYDYYTSEAGGKKGSAMLGDEMIDEASRKMALVVSGKGRAAGMQRTSKFEIPDN from the coding sequence ATGACTACCCCTGTGAACCGGCTGCGTCCGCGCCGCTCCTGCCTGGCGGTGCCGGGTTCGAACCCGCGCTTCCTGGAGAAGGCCCAGGGCCTGCCGGCCGACCAGGTGTTCCTGGACCTCGAGGACGCCTGCGCGCCGCTCGCCAAGCCGGACGCGCGCCACACCATCGTGAAGTTCCTCAACGAGGGCGACTGGACCGGCAAGACGCGGGTCGTGCGGGTCAACGACTGGACCACTCACTGGACGTACCGTGACGTCGTCACCGTCGTCGAGGGCGCCGGCCAGAACCTCGACTGCATCATGCTGCCGAAGGTCCAGGACGCCCAGCAGATCGTCGCACTGGACCTGCTGCTCACCCAGATCGAGAAGACGATGGGCTTCGAGGTCGGCAAGATCGGCATCGAGGCGCAGATCGAGAACGCCCAGGGCCTCAACAACGTCAACGAGATCGCTCAGGCGTCGCCGCGCGTCGAGACCATCATCTTCGGCCCGGCCGACTTCATGGCCTCCATCAACATGAAGTCCCTGGTCGTCGGCGAGCAGCCGCCCGGCTACCCCGCCGACGCGTACCACTACATCCTGATGAAGATCCTGATGGCCGCCCGCGCCAACAACCTCCAGGCGATCGACGGCCCCTACCTGCAGATCCGCAACATCGACGGCTACCGCGCGGTCGCCCAGCGCGCCGCGGCGCTCGGCTTCGACGGCAAGTGGGTGCTGCACCCGGGCCAGGTCGAGGCGTCCAACGAGATCTTCTCGCCCTCCCAGGAGGACTACGACCACGCCGAGCTGATCCTGGACGCGTACGACTACTACACGTCCGAGGCCGGCGGCAAGAAGGGCTCGGCGATGCTCGGCGACGAGATGATCGACGAGGCCAGCCGCAAGATGGCACTGGTCGTCTCCGGCAAGGGACGTGCGGCCGGCATGCAGCGGACCAGCAAGTTCGAGATCCCCGACAACTAG
- a CDS encoding VOC family protein, giving the protein MVHVLGSRTLLSPTDPQRSRDFYGKTLGLAVYREFGTGPERGTVYFLGGGFLELSGRSDTPPSPAVRLWLQVPDVHAAHDELLARGVEVLRAPQKEPWGLVEMWIADPDGVRIAVVEVPEDHPLRHRP; this is encoded by the coding sequence ATGGTGCATGTACTGGGCAGCAGGACGCTGCTGAGCCCCACCGACCCGCAGCGCTCGCGCGACTTCTACGGCAAGACCCTGGGTCTCGCCGTCTACCGCGAATTCGGGACCGGACCGGAGCGGGGAACGGTGTACTTCCTCGGCGGCGGATTCCTCGAACTCTCGGGCCGCTCCGACACCCCGCCCTCACCCGCTGTGCGGCTGTGGCTCCAGGTGCCCGATGTACACGCCGCCCACGACGAGCTGCTGGCCCGGGGCGTCGAGGTGCTCCGGGCGCCGCAGAAGGAGCCGTGGGGGCTGGTCGAGATGTGGATCGCGGACCCGGACGGGGTGCGCATCGCGGTGGTCGAGGTGCCCGAGGACCATCCGCTGCGCCACCGTCCCTGA
- a CDS encoding acyl-CoA dehydrogenase family protein, giving the protein MARLARTAGLTDVQQEILSTVRDFVDKEIIPVATELEHKDEYPQEIVDGLKELGLFGLMIPEEYGGLGESLLTYALCVEEIARGWMSVSGIINTHFIVAYMLKQHGTQEQKDTFLPRMALGEVRGAFSMSEPGLGSDVSAITSKGVKDGDEYVLNGQKMWLTNGGTSTLVAVLCRSDEGHPEGTAPHKSMTTFLVEKEPGFGEVRPGLTIPGKIDKMGYKGVDTTELIMDGLRIPADRVLGGTTGRGFYQMMDGVEVGRVNVAARGCGVAQRAFELGVSYAQQRHTFGKPIASHQAIQFKLAEMATKVEAAHAMMVNAARKKDSGERNDLEAGMAKYLASEYCKEVVEDAFRIHGGYGFSKEYEIERLYREAPMLLIGEGTAEIQKMIIGRRLLEEYRFQG; this is encoded by the coding sequence ATGGCCCGACTCGCCCGGACCGCAGGTCTGACCGACGTCCAGCAGGAGATCCTGTCCACCGTTCGGGACTTTGTCGACAAGGAGATCATTCCTGTCGCCACCGAGCTGGAGCACAAGGACGAGTACCCGCAGGAGATCGTCGACGGTCTCAAGGAGCTCGGCCTCTTCGGCCTGATGATCCCCGAGGAGTACGGCGGCCTGGGTGAGTCCCTTCTCACGTACGCGCTGTGCGTCGAGGAGATCGCCCGTGGCTGGATGTCCGTCTCCGGCATCATCAACACGCACTTCATCGTGGCGTACATGCTCAAGCAGCACGGCACGCAGGAGCAGAAGGACACCTTCCTGCCGCGGATGGCGCTCGGCGAGGTGCGGGGCGCGTTCTCGATGTCGGAGCCGGGCCTCGGTTCGGACGTGTCGGCCATCACGTCCAAGGGCGTCAAGGACGGCGACGAGTACGTCCTCAACGGCCAGAAGATGTGGCTGACGAACGGCGGCACGTCCACTCTGGTCGCCGTCCTGTGCCGGAGTGACGAAGGACACCCGGAGGGGACCGCCCCCCACAAGTCGATGACGACCTTCCTGGTCGAGAAGGAGCCCGGCTTCGGAGAGGTCCGCCCCGGCCTCACCATCCCCGGGAAGATCGACAAGATGGGCTACAAGGGCGTCGACACGACCGAGCTCATCATGGACGGACTGCGCATTCCGGCCGATCGGGTCCTCGGCGGGACCACCGGCCGAGGGTTTTACCAAATGATGGACGGCGTCGAGGTCGGCCGGGTGAATGTCGCGGCCCGTGGCTGCGGCGTCGCGCAGCGTGCCTTCGAGCTGGGTGTCTCCTATGCCCAGCAGCGTCACACTTTCGGCAAGCCCATCGCCTCCCACCAGGCGATTCAGTTCAAGCTGGCCGAGATGGCCACCAAGGTCGAGGCCGCGCATGCGATGATGGTGAATGCGGCACGCAAAAAGGACTCCGGGGAACGAAACGACCTGGAGGCAGGGATGGCGAAGTACCTCGCCTCCGAGTACTGCAAGGAAGTCGTCGAGGACGCCTTCCGTATCCACGGCGGCTACGGCTTCTCCAAGGAGTACGAGATCGAGCGCCTCTACCGCGAGGCCCCGATGCTGCTGATCGGTGAGGGTACCGCCGAGATCCAGAAAATGATCATTGGTCGTCGGCTGCTCGAGGAGTACCGATTCCAGGGTTGA
- the pssA gene encoding CDP-diacylglycerol--serine O-phosphatidyltransferase encodes MTVIDPDTQATNWVADDEDDDAEEMPLSLRLSIADTLTLGNATCGFMAVYFTTTGILIPHLSGDESGMARNSAATAVILMLCAAVFDLFDGLVARKLRSSPMGAELDNLSDLISFGLAPAYFVLVYGMVASDAHERVAAVGAIVVLLAVVLRLARFSCVTVKDGTFQGMPSPFGALTVVSIVLLELPFEATLLAVVGTAWLMVSRVEYPKPRGVLAVAMLGWIVSAMGMLAAWAFDAPGGQVLLQMGCALQIVMAATIPLFATARRVNTFRDNRRESREARAAQIP; translated from the coding sequence TTGACCGTGATTGATCCCGACACACAGGCCACGAACTGGGTCGCCGACGACGAGGACGACGACGCGGAGGAAATGCCGCTGTCCCTCCGGCTGTCGATAGCGGACACGCTGACGCTCGGTAACGCGACGTGCGGCTTCATGGCGGTGTACTTCACCACCACCGGCATCCTCATCCCGCACCTCTCGGGTGACGAGTCGGGCATGGCCCGCAACAGCGCGGCCACGGCCGTGATACTGATGCTGTGCGCGGCTGTCTTCGACCTGTTCGACGGCCTCGTCGCCCGCAAGCTGCGGTCGTCGCCGATGGGCGCGGAGCTGGACAATCTCTCCGATCTGATCAGCTTCGGTCTGGCGCCGGCGTACTTCGTGCTCGTGTACGGCATGGTCGCGAGTGACGCGCATGAGCGGGTCGCGGCGGTGGGCGCGATCGTTGTGCTGCTGGCGGTGGTGCTGCGGCTTGCCCGCTTCTCGTGCGTCACCGTGAAGGACGGCACGTTCCAGGGCATGCCGTCGCCGTTCGGCGCACTCACGGTCGTCTCGATCGTGCTGCTCGAGCTGCCGTTCGAGGCGACACTGCTGGCGGTCGTCGGTACCGCGTGGCTGATGGTGAGCCGGGTCGAGTACCCGAAGCCGCGGGGCGTCCTCGCGGTGGCGATGCTCGGCTGGATCGTCTCGGCCATGGGCATGCTGGCGGCGTGGGCGTTCGACGCGCCGGGCGGCCAGGTACTGCTGCAGATGGGCTGCGCGCTGCAGATCGTCATGGCGGCGACGATCCCCCTCTTCGCCACCGCCCGTCGCGTGAACACGTTCCGCGACAACCGGCGCGAGAGCCGCGAGGCGCGGGCGGCGCAGATCCCGTAG
- a CDS encoding SRPBCC family protein, which translates to MSTVKETVEVEVPVRTAYNQWTQFEEFPNFMEGVEQITQVDDRHNHWTTKIGGVQREFDTEIVDQLPDERITWRTVSGDTKQRGMVSFQRLDDTHTRVELVMDIEPGGMAEKAGDMTGMIDRRVKGDMHRFKEYIEHRGGESGAWRGRIKPG; encoded by the coding sequence ATGAGCACGGTGAAGGAGACCGTCGAGGTCGAGGTCCCCGTCCGCACCGCCTACAACCAGTGGACGCAGTTCGAGGAGTTCCCGAACTTCATGGAAGGCGTCGAGCAGATCACTCAGGTCGACGACCGCCACAACCACTGGACCACCAAGATCGGCGGGGTGCAGCGGGAGTTCGACACCGAGATCGTCGACCAGCTCCCCGACGAACGGATCACATGGCGCACCGTCAGCGGCGACACCAAGCAGCGGGGCATGGTCAGCTTCCAGCGCCTGGACGACACGCACACACGGGTGGAACTCGTGATGGACATCGAGCCCGGCGGCATGGCCGAGAAGGCGGGTGACATGACCGGGATGATCGACCGGCGGGTGAAGGGCGACATGCATCGCTTCAAGGAGTACATCGAGCACCGCGGTGGCGAGAGCGGAGCCTGGCGGGGTCGCATCAAGCCCGGATGA
- a CDS encoding protein meaA codes for MHEPRKAAIGPEGAPVSKATRPRERSDRGARNLDSGFERPKGSEPRKKDRPWLMRTYAGHSTAEASNELYRRNLAKGQTGLSVAFDLPTQTGYDPDHVLARGEVGRVGVPVSHLGDMRRLFQDIPLEQMNTSMTINATAMWLLALYQVVAEEQGADIRLLQGTTQNDIVKEYLSRGTHVFPPGPSLRLTTDMITYTVANIPKWNPINICSYHLQEAGATPVQEIAYAMSTAIAVLDAVRDSGQVPAEKFGDVVARISFFVNAGVRFVEEMCKMRAFGRIWDKVTRERYGIENEKQRRFRYGVQVNSLGLTEAQPENNVQRIVLEMLAVTLSKDARARAVQLPAWNEALGLPRPWDQQWSLRIQQVLAHESDLLEYEDIFAGSHVVEAKVGSLVEECLAEIDRIQEMGGAMAAVESGYLKSQLVSSHAERRARIEAGDEKIVGVNIYETTEENPLTADLDTAIMTVDPANEARVVAKLHEWRADRDESRAAEALAALKKAAAGTENLMAATVECARAGVTTGEWAWALRDVFGEFRAPTGVSSAPVAVAAEAGTPLAAVREKVARTADDLGSGRLRLLVGKPGLDGHSNGAEQIAVRARDAGFEVVYQGIRLTPEQIVSAALAEDVHCVGLSILSGSHAELVPDVLERLRDAGAADIPVIVGGIIPNADAAELKAAGVAAVFTPKDFGITEIIGRIVDEIRTANKLDPLEVPA; via the coding sequence ATGCACGAGCCGAGGAAGGCCGCGATCGGACCGGAGGGCGCGCCGGTGTCGAAAGCGACGAGGCCGAGGGAGCGAAGCGACCGCGGGGCGAGGAACCTCGACAGCGGCTTCGAGCGCCCGAAGGGAAGTGAGCCGAGGAAGAAGGACCGGCCCTGGCTCATGCGGACGTACGCCGGTCACTCGACCGCCGAGGCGTCCAACGAGCTGTACCGGCGCAACCTCGCCAAGGGCCAGACGGGTCTGTCGGTGGCCTTCGACCTGCCGACCCAGACCGGTTACGACCCCGACCACGTCCTCGCCCGCGGCGAGGTCGGCCGGGTCGGGGTGCCGGTTTCCCATCTGGGCGACATGCGCCGGCTGTTCCAGGACATCCCCCTGGAGCAGATGAACACCTCGATGACCATCAACGCCACCGCCATGTGGCTGCTGGCGCTGTACCAGGTGGTCGCCGAGGAGCAGGGCGCGGACATCCGTCTGCTCCAGGGGACGACGCAGAACGACATCGTCAAGGAGTACCTGTCGCGCGGGACGCACGTCTTCCCGCCCGGTCCTTCACTGCGCCTGACCACCGACATGATCACGTACACGGTGGCCAACATCCCCAAGTGGAACCCGATCAACATCTGCAGCTACCACCTGCAGGAGGCCGGGGCCACGCCGGTGCAGGAAATCGCGTACGCGATGTCCACCGCGATCGCCGTCCTCGACGCCGTGCGCGACTCGGGCCAGGTGCCGGCCGAGAAGTTCGGTGACGTCGTCGCCCGGATCTCCTTCTTCGTGAACGCGGGCGTCCGCTTCGTCGAGGAGATGTGCAAGATGCGGGCCTTCGGCCGCATCTGGGACAAGGTCACCCGGGAGCGGTACGGCATCGAGAACGAGAAGCAGCGCCGCTTCCGCTACGGCGTCCAGGTCAACTCCCTGGGCCTCACCGAGGCGCAGCCGGAGAACAACGTCCAGCGCATCGTGCTCGAGATGCTGGCCGTGACGCTGTCCAAGGACGCCCGCGCCCGCGCCGTCCAGTTGCCGGCGTGGAACGAGGCGCTGGGTCTGCCCCGGCCCTGGGACCAGCAGTGGTCGCTGCGCATCCAGCAGGTGCTGGCGCACGAGTCGGACCTGCTGGAGTACGAGGACATCTTCGCCGGTTCGCACGTCGTCGAGGCCAAGGTCGGCTCCCTGGTCGAGGAGTGCCTCGCCGAGATCGACCGGATCCAGGAGATGGGCGGCGCGATGGCGGCCGTCGAGTCCGGCTACCTCAAGTCGCAGCTGGTCTCCTCGCACGCCGAGCGGCGGGCGCGGATCGAGGCGGGCGACGAGAAGATCGTCGGCGTCAACATCTACGAGACGACCGAGGAGAACCCGCTCACCGCGGATCTCGACACCGCGATCATGACGGTCGACCCGGCGAACGAGGCCCGGGTCGTGGCGAAGCTCCACGAGTGGCGCGCCGACCGTGACGAGTCCCGTGCGGCAGAGGCCCTCGCGGCGCTGAAGAAGGCCGCGGCGGGCACCGAGAACCTGATGGCGGCCACCGTCGAGTGTGCGCGTGCGGGCGTCACCACCGGCGAGTGGGCCTGGGCGCTGCGTGACGTCTTCGGCGAGTTCCGTGCGCCGACGGGCGTCAGCAGCGCCCCGGTGGCGGTCGCCGCGGAGGCGGGTACTCCGCTCGCCGCCGTACGCGAGAAGGTGGCGCGCACCGCGGACGACCTGGGCTCCGGCCGGCTGCGGCTGCTGGTCGGCAAGCCGGGCCTGGACGGGCACTCCAACGGCGCCGAGCAGATCGCCGTACGGGCCCGTGACGCCGGGTTCGAGGTGGTCTACCAGGGCATCCGGCTCACCCCGGAGCAGATCGTCTCCGCCGCCCTCGCCGAGGACGTGCACTGCGTGGGCCTCTCCATCCTGTCCGGCTCGCACGCCGAGCTGGTGCCGGACGTGCTGGAGCGGCTGCGCGATGCCGGCGCGGCCGACATTCCGGTGATCGTCGGCGGGATCATCCCGAACGCCGACGCCGCAGAGCTGAAGGCGGCGGGAGTGGCCGCCGTCTTCACACCGAAGGACTTCGGTATCACGGAGATCATCGGCCGTATCGTCGACGAGATTCGTACAGCGAACAAGCTCGACCCTCTGGAGGTCCCCGCATGA
- a CDS encoding MaoC family dehydratase, which translates to MQFGRTYEEFEVGAVYKHWPGKTVTEYDDHLFCLLTMNHHPLHMDANYAENTTDFGKNVVVGNYIYSLLLGMSVPDVSGKAIANLEIESLRHVAPTFHGDTIYGETTVLDKTPSKSKNDRGIVHVETKGYKQDGTLVCVFRRKVMVPTETYIKERGGEQPGRPELKTQEK; encoded by the coding sequence ATGCAGTTCGGACGCACCTACGAGGAGTTCGAGGTCGGGGCCGTCTACAAGCACTGGCCCGGGAAGACGGTCACCGAGTACGACGACCACCTCTTCTGTCTCCTGACGATGAACCACCACCCCCTCCACATGGACGCCAACTATGCGGAGAACACGACGGACTTCGGCAAGAACGTCGTCGTGGGGAACTACATCTACTCGCTGCTGCTGGGCATGTCCGTGCCGGACGTCTCCGGCAAGGCCATCGCCAACCTGGAGATCGAGTCGCTGCGCCACGTGGCGCCGACGTTCCACGGCGACACCATCTACGGCGAGACGACGGTCCTCGACAAGACCCCGTCGAAGTCGAAGAACGACCGCGGCATCGTCCACGTCGAGACCAAGGGCTACAAGCAGGACGGCACCCTCGTCTGCGTCTTCCGGCGCAAGGTGATGGTCCCGACGGAGACGTACATCAAGGAGCGCGGCGGCGAGCAGCCCGGCCGCCCCGAGCTCAAGACGCAGGAGAAGTAG
- a CDS encoding TetR family transcriptional regulator, producing MPQPAETSRRTGRAGAPTDAPESPAGSRAAAQRLKMRRELAAAAMELFATKGYEATTVDEIAAAAGVARRTFFRHFRSKEEAIFPDHDDTLVRAEAVLNAAPPHEHPLDTVCRGIKEVMRMYASSPAVSVERYRLTREVPTLREREIASVARYERLFTRYLLGHFDERDHHDGNDDPLLAEVAASAVVTAHNHVLRRWLRAGGQGDVEAQLDHAFAIVRDTFGTGIGAGRKHAAVMADAAAQEPAATARTEGEVLVAVARTDAPLSEVMRAIEQALKQS from the coding sequence ATGCCCCAGCCCGCTGAAACCTCCCGCCGCACCGGCCGCGCCGGCGCCCCGACCGACGCTCCGGAGAGCCCCGCGGGCTCCCGCGCCGCCGCGCAACGTCTGAAAATGCGCCGTGAACTGGCTGCGGCGGCAATGGAGTTGTTCGCGACCAAGGGCTACGAGGCGACGACGGTCGACGAGATCGCGGCGGCGGCGGGCGTGGCACGGCGTACGTTCTTCCGGCACTTCCGCTCCAAGGAAGAGGCGATCTTCCCGGACCACGACGACACACTGGTACGGGCGGAGGCGGTGCTGAACGCCGCTCCGCCGCACGAGCATCCGCTGGACACGGTCTGCCGGGGGATCAAGGAGGTCATGCGGATGTACGCCTCCTCCCCCGCCGTCTCCGTCGAGCGCTACCGGCTGACCCGCGAGGTGCCCACCCTGCGGGAGCGCGAGATCGCCTCGGTGGCCCGTTACGAGCGGCTGTTCACGCGCTATCTGCTGGGCCACTTCGACGAGCGCGACCACCACGACGGCAACGACGACCCGCTGCTCGCCGAGGTCGCCGCCTCCGCCGTCGTCACCGCGCACAACCATGTGCTGCGCCGCTGGCTGCGGGCGGGCGGCCAGGGCGACGTGGAGGCCCAGCTGGACCACGCGTTCGCCATCGTCCGCGACACGTTCGGTACCGGCATAGGGGCCGGGCGCAAGCACGCGGCGGTCATGGCCGACGCGGCGGCCCAGGAGCCGGCGGCGACGGCCCGTACCGAGGGCGAGGTGCTGGTGGCCGTCGCGCGCACGGACGCGCCGCTGAGCGAGGTCATGCGGGCCATCGAGCAGGCGCTCAAGCAGTCCTGA
- the ccrA gene encoding crotonyl-CoA carboxylase/reductase, whose product MKEILDAIQSTESTSADFAALKLPESYRAITVHKDETEMFAGLETREKDPRKSIHLDDVPVPELGPGEALVAVMASSVNYNSVWTSIFEPLSTFGFLERYGRLSELTKRHDLPYHVIGSDLAGVVLRTGPGVNAWNPGDEVVAHCLSVELESSDGHNDTMLDPEQRIWGFETNFGGLAEIALVKSNQLMPKPKHLSWEEAAAPGLVNSTAYRQLVSRNGAGMKQGDNVLIWGASGGLGSYATQFALAGGANPICVVSSDQKADICRAMGAEAIIDRNAEGYKFWKDEQTQDPKEWKRFGKRIRELTGGEDIDIVFEHPGRETFGASVYVTRKGGTITTCASTSGYMHEYDNRYLWMSLKRIIGSHFANYREAWEANRLIAKGKIHPTLSKVYSLEDTGQAAYDVHRNLHQGKVGVLALAPQEGLGVSDPEMREKHVDAINRFRNV is encoded by the coding sequence GTGAAGGAAATCCTGGACGCGATCCAGTCGACGGAATCCACGTCGGCCGACTTCGCCGCACTGAAGCTCCCCGAGTCGTACCGCGCGATCACCGTGCACAAGGACGAGACGGAGATGTTCGCCGGTCTCGAGACCCGGGAGAAGGACCCCCGCAAGTCGATCCACCTCGACGACGTGCCGGTGCCCGAACTCGGTCCGGGTGAGGCACTGGTGGCCGTGATGGCCTCCTCGGTCAACTACAACTCCGTGTGGACCTCGATCTTCGAGCCGCTGTCCACCTTCGGCTTCCTGGAGCGCTACGGGCGGCTGTCGGAGCTCACCAAGCGCCACGACCTGCCGTACCACGTCATCGGCTCCGACCTCGCGGGCGTCGTCCTGCGCACCGGCCCCGGCGTCAACGCCTGGAACCCGGGTGACGAGGTCGTCGCGCACTGCCTCTCGGTCGAGCTGGAGTCCTCCGACGGCCACAACGACACGATGCTCGACCCCGAGCAGCGCATCTGGGGCTTCGAGACCAACTTCGGCGGCCTCGCGGAGATCGCGCTCGTCAAGTCCAACCAGCTGATGCCCAAGCCGAAGCACCTCAGCTGGGAGGAGGCCGCGGCCCCGGGCCTGGTCAACTCCACCGCGTACCGCCAGCTCGTCTCCCGCAACGGCGCCGGCATGAAGCAGGGCGACAACGTCCTCATCTGGGGTGCGAGCGGCGGACTCGGCTCGTACGCCACCCAGTTCGCGCTCGCCGGCGGCGCCAACCCGATCTGTGTCGTCTCCAGCGACCAGAAGGCGGACATCTGCCGTGCGATGGGCGCGGAGGCGATCATCGACCGCAACGCCGAGGGCTACAAGTTCTGGAAGGACGAGCAGACCCAGGACCCGAAGGAGTGGAAGCGCTTCGGCAAGCGCATCCGCGAGCTCACCGGCGGCGAGGACATCGACATCGTCTTCGAGCACCCGGGCCGCGAGACGTTCGGCGCGTCCGTCTACGTCACCCGCAAGGGCGGCACCATCACCACCTGTGCCTCGACCTCGGGCTACATGCACGAGTACGACAACCGCTACCTGTGGATGTCGCTGAAGCGGATCATCGGCTCGCACTTCGCCAACTACCGCGAGGCGTGGGAGGCCAACCGCCTCATCGCCAAGGGCAAGATCCACCCCACCCTGTCGAAGGTGTACTCCCTCGAGGACACCGGCCAGGCCGCGTACGACGTGCACCGCAACCTCCACCAGGGCAAGGTCGGCGTCCTCGCGCTCGCCCCGCAGGAGGGTCTGGGCGTCAGCGACCCGGAGATGCGAGAGAAGCACGTCGACGCCATCAACCGCTTCCGGAACGTGTGA
- a CDS encoding phosphatidylserine decarboxylase produces MPHSQTSAPRDSLRGVRIARGASPWLLPTVATAALSLARSRRSRRAAAIAVPTTALAAGMLWFFRDPEREIAHGRVISPADGVVQSIMPWKDGRTRVAIFMSPLNVHVNRAPLSGTVTSVEHVPGGFVPAFNKESENNERVVWHFDTELGDIEMVQIAGAVARRIVPYIPQGTKVEQGDRIGLIRFGSRVDIYLPEGVDVAVEVGQTTTAGVTRIDRD; encoded by the coding sequence ATGCCCCACAGCCAAACCTCTGCACCTCGCGACAGCCTCCGTGGCGTACGTATCGCTCGCGGAGCATCGCCGTGGCTTCTGCCGACCGTCGCCACCGCCGCACTCAGCCTGGCCCGCTCACGCCGCTCCCGGCGTGCCGCGGCCATCGCCGTGCCCACCACCGCGCTCGCGGCGGGCATGCTGTGGTTCTTCCGCGACCCCGAGCGTGAGATCGCACACGGCCGGGTCATCTCGCCCGCCGACGGTGTGGTGCAGAGCATCATGCCGTGGAAGGACGGACGTACCCGCGTCGCGATCTTCATGAGCCCGCTCAACGTCCACGTCAACCGCGCGCCCCTCTCGGGCACGGTGACGTCGGTCGAGCACGTCCCGGGCGGTTTCGTCCCCGCGTTCAACAAGGAGAGCGAGAACAACGAGCGCGTTGTCTGGCACTTCGACACCGAGCTCGGCGACATCGAGATGGTGCAGATCGCCGGCGCGGTCGCGCGGCGGATCGTCCCGTACATCCCGCAGGGCACCAAGGTCGAGCAGGGCGACCGCATCGGTCTGATCCGCTTCGGATCGCGCGTTGACATCTACCTTCCGGAAGGTGTCGACGTCGCTGTCGAGGTCGGTCAGACCACGACTGCGGGGGTGACTCGAATTGACCGTGATTGA